The region CTTCTCCGGGATGCGGTCGAGGGCGACCAGCACGTGCACGGCGAGGTCTCGCGCGTCCTTGGTGCTGAGCTTGGAGTGGGTCGACAGGGTTTCCTGCACGAGCGCGATCCTGTGCTCGTACAAGGACACGAAGGTC is a window of Saccharothrix espanaensis DSM 44229 DNA encoding:
- a CDS encoding DUF6307 family protein — encoded protein: MTTSTFVSLYEHRIALVQETLSTHSKLSTKDARDLAVHVLVALDRIPEKVR